The Gloeobacter morelensis MG652769 genome contains the following window.
CCCAATACCCGCAGCCACTCTTTGCACTCGGTCAGTTCCGGTACTACCTCAGCCACCCGGTAGGCGGGGGTGGGGATGCCCTCGGCGATGAACAACCGCTTGGAGACGATTTTGTCCATGGCAATGGCACTCGCCGTCACCCCCGAACCGTTGTAAGGCAAGCCCAGCCAGTCGAGCAACCCCTGCAATTTGCCGTTTTCACCCTTGTCGCCGTGCAGAGCGATCCAGACAAAATCGGGGGGATTTTCCAACAGGCGCACCGGCAGATCCGGACCGGGATCGATCACCGTTACCTCGTGGCCCAGCTTTTCGAGGGCGACCTGCACCGCCCGGCCGCTCGCCAGCGACACTTCCCGCTCGGGCGAATCGCTCCCCGACAGCACCGTAACGCGCATCTACACCCTTCCTCCCATTGCTTGCACATGAAAATTCCCGGCCCGGGGGCCGGTCAGGTCGCACTAGAAGGGGCGCACTAGACCAGCGGCCGACGGCGGCGCAAAAATTCGGGAATATCCAGCACATCTTCGCCCGCAGTGCCGCGGTTGGGGGCGGCCGGGTTGGGACCGTTGTTCGAAGCGGGCTTGACGGTCGAGCCTTCGGCCGGTTCGGATAGGCGCACTTTACCCGCCTTGACCGCCGGGGCAATGCCGTTGAAGCCGGTGGCAATCACGGTGATGCGCAGTTCGCCCTGAAGCTTCTCGTCGATCACCGCACCGAAGATGATGTTGGCGTTCGGGTCGACCACTTCGTAAATGACCGCCGCCGCTTCGTTGACTTCGTGCAAGGTCAGGTCGTGACCGCCGGTGACGTTGAGCACCACACCGTTCGCCCCTTCGATGGACGATTCGAGCAAGGGCGAAGAAATCGCCGTCATCGCCGCCTCGCGGGCGCGGGACTTGCCCGAACCCATGCCGATGCCCATCAAGGCGGAACCGGCGTCGGCCATGATCGCGCGCACGTCGGCAAAATCGACGTTGATAAGACCCGGAATAGTAATAATGTCGGAGATGCCCTGCACACCCTGGCGCAGGATGTCGTCGGCGATCCGAAACGCCTCCTGTACAGGCGTCTGCTCGGAGATCACCGTGAGCAATTTGTCGTTGGGGATCACAATCAGCGTGTCCACCCGACCCTGCAGCGCCTCGATGCCCGAGTCGGCCTGCTGCATGCGGCGGCGCCCTTCAAAGGTAAAGGGCCGGGTGACCACCGCCACGGTGAGCGCACCCACTTCTTTGGCCGCCTCAGCCACGATCGCCGCGGCCCCGGTGCCGGTGCCGCCGCCCATGCCCGCTGTGATGAACACCAGGTCAGCCCCTTCGAGGGCCGTCATGATCTCCTCGCGCGACTCCTCGGCCGCCTTCTGGCCAATCGACGGGTTGCCCCCGGCCCCAAGGCCGCGGGTGAGCTTCTGGCCGATTTGCAGCCGCTGGGGAGCGCTCGACTGGGTAAGCGACTGGGCATCGGTGTTGATCGCCCAGAATTCGACACCGACGACGTTGCTTGCGATCATGCGGTTGACCGCGTTGCCGCCGCCGCCACCGACACCGACGACTTTGATTAATGCGACGCTGCTAGGAACGATCTCATCTATACGCATGCCCATGCCTGGTTGAGGAGCCATCGCCCGGTAAGAACCCGCGGAAGTTTCGTTTAATCTTACATGACTTTTTGATTGGAAGTAGGCAGAGGCCTGAATTTTTTCGTCGGGATTGCTGTCGAATATACCCATGCTTTGCTGTCCTGCAGGTAGTGGCGGACGAATGAATTGGCCCTATACTAGACTGCCCGTAGCAAAAAGGGTAGTGCTTTCCTTAAGGTATTGGGTTGCGCAAACGCAACACCGGCAACTGCGAACTGCGCAGGTCGATAAAGGCAACTTCGCCGGGTGGGTAGCGCTTGAGTGCCTCGCGCATCTGATCGAGTCGGCGCAATTGTGTCGAAAATTGAGGGCCGAAGGCGCCAAGATGTACTTCGCCCAACTCGCTTCGCAAGATCACATCCGCCAGGTTGCGCAGATCGATTACCCGAATGGCCAGGGGCGAACGAGCAACTTGTGGGTAGAGTTCTTTCCAAACAGGTGCCTTCTCGGCGGAATAGCCCCATACAGTCAATTGGGGGGGGCGAAAGTCACGGTACTGACGCGAGTCGATCCACACGCCGCTGCGGTCGATGAGTCCCGGTCGATTCGGCAGGGGTGCGAAGGCCACCGGTTCGCGCTCCTGCACTTCGATACTCAGTGAAGGGGGCAGCAGCTGGCGCTCGATGCGAACCGTCTCCAGGGGTAGAGCTGCCAGCAATCGTTGCTGAAGTTGTTCGGGGCGGACCGACAAAATCGGTTGGGGATAATCGAGTTTGAGAACCCGTTGGATTTGCTCGAGCTGCAGCCGCTCGTGACCGGCGATGCGTACCGCCTCGGCAGAACGAATCTGCCAGAAGGGCTCGCGGGCAAGCCACACCAGACCGGCGGCCAGACCCGCCGCAAGCAGCACCCGCCACAGCCCGAGCAAACGCCATAGCCAGCGGCGGCGGCGAAATTCCTGGCGGCGGGCAACCAGAACGGCTTTAGAAAGAACGGTGGTCACAAAGGTTCCCTGCGGCGCACTTATGGATAATCTTAGAGCGGTTCATGCCCCAAAGCGTGCACCCATGCAAACAAAATCCATGCTTGGGGCGGATCGTGCAGGCGCACTCACCCAAAGTGTATCGGAGATGGAGAGCCTTAGCGGTTGCTGTCGGGCCGCACCGCGTCGGTTTCCTGTTCCTGCGGTTGCTGACCGGGTTGCTGGCCGGGTTGTTGCTGCGGCTGCTCGGGGTTGCTGGGTTCCGGAGCCGGTTGAGGCGGAATGACCTGCTGCTGCACTTCTTCTTCGGGAGGAGAAGGGGTCGGGGTGTTGGCGCCGGGGGGGAATGCCCCGGGGGTGAGCGGGCGGCGTCCGCTGGAGCCCGGTTCGGAGCCGGAGGCATTGGCCGGCGGCGGGGGTAGGTTGCCCGTGCGCGAGAAGGACAAAATCAGTTGCTTGCTGCCCTGTTGGAGAATCACCTGGTCGGGCCGGATCTGGCTTACCTGCCAGGGGCCGATGCGGTCGCTAGTAGCCACCGTTTGGGTGCGGTTGTCGTAGCGTATAACCGCAAAGCGCGACTCGCCACCGGTGGCGATGCTCACCAGTTGGGGCGGGGCCGGGGGGGGGGGCGGCGGCACTTCGGCGGGCGGGGCGATGGGCGGCGATGCTGCTGCCACTGGTGCCGCCGGAGCGCTCGGCGGCATGGAAGCGGGTGCAAGCGGGGCGGAGGGCTCGGGGCGCTCGGCGCGCTCGCTGCCGTTGGTGCGCGGCGGGCTAGCGGCGGGAGTGCCCGCTTCTTCGGAGCCGTCGGCAATCTCGGGCTGCGACCGGCGCAGGCCCGCGTTCGGGCGCACGCCCGTGGACGGGGTGCGGGCCGGTTCGGCCTGGGGAGTGCTCGCCGTGGTGGAAGCGGGCGGCTGGATCACCCACAGCGTCAGCAGCGTCAGACCCGCGAAGACGAGCACCACCCGCCCGACGCCTCTGTACTGCGGGCCTGAAAACTGGCGCTGCAGTTTGCTCAAGGTCGGGCTGGTCAGCTGGCTTTGAATTTTCTTAAAGGTTTCGCTTTGCAGGAACGACTGATTCATAGGATCCGGCCCGGGGATATACCGCCGCTGTTGCGCCCAGACTATCCTGAACGGGAACGCGTCGCCATCCCATGCGCCTGTGAATCTGCCCAACTGGATTACCTTCAGCCGCCTTTTGGCCGTTCCGGCTTTGCTGGTACTTTTGGCACCCGCGCCGGGGCCGGGGCAGCGCATCGCCGCGGCAGTGATCTTTGCCGTGGCGGCTGCCACCGACTGGCTCGACGGCTATCTGGCCCGCCGGTTGGGTCAGGTAACTGAGCTGGGCAAATTTCTCGACCCGCTGGTGGACAAGCTGCTGGTGCTGGCTCCGATGCTGATGCTGGTGGAATTGGGCCAACTGCCCGGTTGGGGAGTGTTTGTGATTCTGGCTCGGGAGCTGGCGGTGGCAGGCTGGCGGGTGGGCCAGCGCAAAATCAGCGGTGCCAACAATTGGGGCAAGGCCAAGACCGTCGTGCAGATCCTGGCGGTGATCTTTTTGATCATGCTGTGGCCGGGGGGCGAGGTGCTCTTTTGGGCAGCGGTGGCTCTGACGCTGATCTCCGGCGGGATCTACCTCTGGCCGCGCCGATAGAGCAGGTGTCGGGTGCCAGCAGCTACCACCCGAAGCTGTAGGCAACGTTGAGCGTGGCACCTCGGGCGGCGAAATTGTTGCGGTCGTTAAATCCAGAGAGGTACTGGGAGTAGACCGGCGAGTACTGATTGTTGAGCAGGTTGCGCACACCCACCTCCAGCGACCCGGCCCCCATCTGAATGCTGCTCAGGTAATCGACCGTCGCGTAGCTGCCCACGGGCGCCTGCTCGACGCGAAACCCTGTGGGCAAAATTGCGTTATAGGCCGCGTCGCGGTGGCCTGAAAAGAGCACCTGCAGGCGGTTGCGCCAGCCGGGGGCCGTCTGGTTTTCGAGGTAGAAGGTCGCTTTGAGCGGGTTGACGCTGTAGGAATTGAGCGGGTAATACTCGCCGGTGTTGAATGGATCTTGCTCGCCTTGCACCCAGGCGGCAGTGGTACCCAGGGTCCAGCCGGGACCGGGCTGGGCGTAGAGAGTGGCCTCCAACCCATAGGTGCGCTGGGGCGAGCGCACGCTTTGAAACGCAGTGGGGCTTATCTGGACGAAGCCGACATCGAGGGAAGAAAACGTGTAATAAGCCGAAAGCGACGACTGGATCGATCGCCAGCGGCCGCGCACTCCGACCTCGTAGCTGTCGACCAGCTTCGGCTGCAGCGCGGTGAGCGAATTGGAAACCGCAAAACCCGACGAGGCGTTGGTAAGAGGATTGGCGAAGACGGGCAACGAAAAACCCTGGCCGAAGTTGGCAAACAAGCTGATCTCGTTGCTCGGTTTGTAGACAACTCCAAGGTTGAATACCGTGGAGTTGAAGTTCAAGCTTCCTCCTTGGACCGGTTGGCCCGTATTGGAGGCGATAAAGTCACCGACGCTGAAGCTGACGTTTTCATAGCGCAGGCCGCCATTCATGATCCATTGATCGCTGATGTTCCAGTTGGCCTGCAAAAAGCCCGCGATGTTGGTGAGGGTATAGGCCGGGTTGAAGAGAAAATTTCCCGACCGGCGCTGGATAAAGCCGCCGCTTTCGTCATAAATTTTGGGATCGAATGTCTCCAGCTGCCAGGCTTCGACCGGGTCGTTTTTAAAATCGCTGCCCCACAACAATTTGAAGTTGTCCGAAAATGGCGTCTCCACCTGCACCCGAGCGGTGGTGATGTACTCGCCCCACACACCGCGGCTGATCGAATCGAACGGGCCGCCGCTGCCGTCGGCGGTGAATCGGCCGTCGTTGACGGTCGTCAGCTCAAAAGAATTGCGATAGGACGCCTGGGCAAGCAACTTGCTTCCTCCTAAAAACTTGTTGTGGTTGTACTCCAGGGCCAATTGCAAATTGCGCTTGGTGGGCTGCGGACCGTAGGGACTGTTTTGGATTTGGATTCGGCCATTTTTGGCGCGGGCAAACTGCAGGCCGCCGCTGGTGGTCACTGCCGGATCGCTGATGCTGTTGGGATCGGTCAGATCGTTGGCGTAACCGGCCGTCAACTGCAGCCGCTGGTCAGCACCGAGATCCAGACCAAACTTGCCGTAAAGGTTGTAGGTGTTGGTGTTGCCCAGGGTGCCGAACCACTCGTTAGGGATTTGATCGCCGCGCGCGTCGTAGACGCTGCCAAGACCGGTATAGCTCGCCGTGATCGCATAATCAAAAGCCCCCGCCTTGCCCGAGGCGAATTGCTCAAACAGGTAACCGGGACCGCCGCTCAGGTTGCTGAGGCCCAGGTTGAAGCCGATGCGGGTCTTCGCCTGAGGTGTCTCGGTGCCCCTGCGCGTCAGGATGTTGATCGTGCCGCCGGTGGCCCCGTCACCGTACAGGGCCGAGGGACCGCCTACCGCTTCAACCTGTTCGATCGACACCGGCACGATAAAACGAAGCTGGTTGCCGTAGGCGTAATTACCCGTCTGGGGAATACCGTCGATGAGCGTCTGCACCTCGCGGCCCCGGTAGGTGCCCCGAGCCGGGCCGTCGGAGGGCGCACTGTAGCCCGGCACGGTGAAGCCCAGGATGTCTCCAAGGTTGGTGGTGAGCAGCGACTGCTGCTCGACTTGTTGGCGGCTGACCACGGTCACCGTGCGCGGTACGTCCTGGACGCGCTCGCGGGTGCGGGTGGCGGTGACCACCGTTTCGTCGAGCAAATCGCTCTCCTCGCCGGCACCCGCGGGGATCTGCCCGACCGTCGAGGCCGCATCCGGCGCGTCGCCTGGGCCAGCGGGATCGGCTGCCATCGCCGCGCTCGGAGCCTGCTGGGCCAGCCAGCGCACTTCGGTGTGCACCCCCGCCAGATCCGCTTTGTGGGCAACAGCCGCTCCAGTGCCAGCGCTGGTGTCAACAGGCATGGCCATTAGTTGAGAGCAACAAGCAGAAAATAACGCCAAACTCACCAGAGCAAAACGCCCGCCACAAAACGGGCCGCCGGACTTATCCATTGCGGGCTCCAAGACCTACTGCACAACTTAACAAGAAGAACGAAGGGCGCGTGTCGCGGCCCTTCGCCAACCGCAGGTACCCCTACCTGATGAGGCAACCTTACAGCTACTGCGAACCAGAGTCAATAGCTTCAATGTGCACAGCGAAATCCTCCCGGCCACCTGCTCTTTTTTCCTTCAGCAGGAGTGCGGACTCACACGCAAGACGCCGATGTGGACCGTCTTTCGTGTAAGTACTGGTCCACTACGATTTCATCTTCTATTGAAATTGCGGTCCACAATTTATCTGCCCCCTGGGGGCATAGCCACAAGCGGAAAACGAAACTAAGTTGGGTAAAGAAATGTGAACCACTGCAATTGGGAGCACAAGAAATGAGCCGCGAAACCCGTACTGAGACCAATGGACAGGACCGCAACGCCTTTCTTTTCGGTTTTACTCCCCAGGCGGAAATCTGGAACGGTCGTCTGGCGATGATTGGGTTTGTCGCCTACTTGCTGTGGGACTTAGCAGGAGCTAGTGTCCTTCGCGACATTCTGCAAATCCTGCCCAAGTAACGGTACAGAACCTGCGTATGGGGAAGGGCCCATGCTGCTGTATTTGGGTTTGATGGCTGTAGGGTTCGTGGCCTGCGTCGCCCTTGGACCGCTCGCCCGGTAAGCATCCGACCAGGTCCAGCGCTGGATTTTGGTGAGTGCTCCCCGGTAGACCAGCGCCGCGGTGAACCCGGCTGCGGGGCGGATTTGCCGCAGCACCCAAGGGCTGTGCGTCGATGGGTCTGTCCCGGTCTTAAACAGGCGCGCCGCTTCTCCCCGCAGGCAGGAGGCTTCGACGCCCTCCAGACCGGCCAAGCCTTCGCCGGTGGCTTTTAAGTAAGCTTCCGTGCGCGCCCAGGCGTTGAAGAAAACCGTCTGCCGCAGCTTTGGAGCCGCCGCCGCCATCCGGGTGTACTCGCGCTTCGAAAAATAATGTTTGGCAATGGCCTCCATGTCCAGCACGGGCCGCCGCCATTCGACATCGATGCCCACGGGGCTATTGGCGCACAAGGCGAACAAGGCCAGCCCGTGCGAATGGGACAGATTGAATTCGAGCGGTTGCCCGTACCGGCTAGGCGGTAGCGCGGGCTTGCCGTGCGGACCATAGCAAAAGACCAGCTCCTGCGGCTTGACTGCCAGATAGCTACCCAACAATTGCCGCAAAACGGCGCGGCGGACAATAAAGTGCTCCCGGTCGCGAGCGAAGGCGTAGTGCCGGGCGCGGGCGATTTCGTCAGTACTGAGCACCCGCGCCAGACACTCCAGTTGCCCGGCGCTCGAGGTGAGCCAGGCGCGCCAGACATGCACTTCCCCCGTCGGCACCACCAGGCCGTCAGGAGCAGCCGCCGGCCAGTTCTGGGCGATGGCGCACCTCACAACAGGCGCTCCAGCTGCTCCACGCCGTACTTGGTGTAGGTAAAAGCTTGGGGATTGTTGCACGAGCCGCGCAGCTGTCGCGTCCGCTCGGGATCGGCGACCAGTTGCGCCCGGTAGCGGCCTGTGCCGCCATTTGGCCGTCGGTAAGCAAGCTCGATGCAGTATCGGCTGCGCTCCGGATTGCCCTCGATCCTTTCGCAGTGCACCTCGTTGTCAAGCCAATTCCAGCCGTGCAGCAGCAGCAGTTCCCGCTCCAGCACCTGGGCGACGCCAGGCAGGATACCCCAGCCCCGATAGACAGCCTTGAGATCCCCGATATCGCCGCTGCGGGTCAGGATGGACGCCAA
Protein-coding sequences here:
- the ftsZ gene encoding cell division protein FtsZ, whose translation is MAPQPGMGMRIDEIVPSSVALIKVVGVGGGGGNAVNRMIASNVVGVEFWAINTDAQSLTQSSAPQRLQIGQKLTRGLGAGGNPSIGQKAAEESREEIMTALEGADLVFITAGMGGGTGTGAAAIVAEAAKEVGALTVAVVTRPFTFEGRRRMQQADSGIEALQGRVDTLIVIPNDKLLTVISEQTPVQEAFRIADDILRQGVQGISDIITIPGLINVDFADVRAIMADAGSALMGIGMGSGKSRAREAAMTAISSPLLESSIEGANGVVLNVTGGHDLTLHEVNEAAAVIYEVVDPNANIIFGAVIDEKLQGELRITVIATGFNGIAPAVKAGKVRLSEPAEGSTVKPASNNGPNPAAPNRGTAGEDVLDIPEFLRRRRPLV
- a CDS encoding cell division protein FtsQ/DivIB; translation: MTTVLSKAVLVARRQEFRRRRWLWRLLGLWRVLLAAGLAAGLVWLAREPFWQIRSAEAVRIAGHERLQLEQIQRVLKLDYPQPILSVRPEQLQQRLLAALPLETVRIERQLLPPSLSIEVQEREPVAFAPLPNRPGLIDRSGVWIDSRQYRDFRPPQLTVWGYSAEKAPVWKELYPQVARSPLAIRVIDLRNLADVILRSELGEVHLGAFGPQFSTQLRRLDQMREALKRYPPGEVAFIDLRSSQLPVLRLRNPIP
- the pgsA gene encoding CDP-diacylglycerol--glycerol-3-phosphate 3-phosphatidyltransferase, which translates into the protein MNLPNWITFSRLLAVPALLVLLAPAPGPGQRIAAAVIFAVAAATDWLDGYLARRLGQVTELGKFLDPLVDKLLVLAPMLMLVELGQLPGWGVFVILARELAVAGWRVGQRKISGANNWGKAKTVVQILAVIFLIMLWPGGEVLFWAAVALTLISGGIYLWPRR
- a CDS encoding TonB-dependent receptor, whose product is MAMPVDTSAGTGAAVAHKADLAGVHTEVRWLAQQAPSAAMAADPAGPGDAPDAASTVGQIPAGAGEESDLLDETVVTATRTRERVQDVPRTVTVVSRQQVEQQSLLTTNLGDILGFTVPGYSAPSDGPARGTYRGREVQTLIDGIPQTGNYAYGNQLRFIVPVSIEQVEAVGGPSALYGDGATGGTINILTRRGTETPQAKTRIGFNLGLSNLSGGPGYLFEQFASGKAGAFDYAITASYTGLGSVYDARGDQIPNEWFGTLGNTNTYNLYGKFGLDLGADQRLQLTAGYANDLTDPNSISDPAVTTSGGLQFARAKNGRIQIQNSPYGPQPTKRNLQLALEYNHNKFLGGSKLLAQASYRNSFELTTVNDGRFTADGSGGPFDSISRGVWGEYITTARVQVETPFSDNFKLLWGSDFKNDPVEAWQLETFDPKIYDESGGFIQRRSGNFLFNPAYTLTNIAGFLQANWNISDQWIMNGGLRYENVSFSVGDFIASNTGQPVQGGSLNFNSTVFNLGVVYKPSNEISLFANFGQGFSLPVFANPLTNASSGFAVSNSLTALQPKLVDSYEVGVRGRWRSIQSSLSAYYTFSSLDVGFVQISPTAFQSVRSPQRTYGLEATLYAQPGPGWTLGTTAAWVQGEQDPFNTGEYYPLNSYSVNPLKATFYLENQTAPGWRNRLQVLFSGHRDAAYNAILPTGFRVEQAPVGSYATVDYLSSIQMGAGSLEVGVRNLLNNQYSPVYSQYLSGFNDRNNFAARGATLNVAYSFGW
- a CDS encoding chlorophyll a/b-binding protein, with translation MSRETRTETNGQDRNAFLFGFTPQAEIWNGRLAMIGFVAYLLWDLAGASVLRDILQILPK
- a CDS encoding 4'-phosphopantetheinyl transferase family protein, with amino-acid sequence MRCAIAQNWPAAAPDGLVVPTGEVHVWRAWLTSSAGQLECLARVLSTDEIARARHYAFARDREHFIVRRAVLRQLLGSYLAVKPQELVFCYGPHGKPALPPSRYGQPLEFNLSHSHGLALFALCANSPVGIDVEWRRPVLDMEAIAKHYFSKREYTRMAAAAPKLRQTVFFNAWARTEAYLKATGEGLAGLEGVEASCLRGEAARLFKTGTDPSTHSPWVLRQIRPAAGFTAALVYRGALTKIQRWTWSDAYRASGPRATQATNPTAIKPKYSSMGPSPYAGSVPLLGQDLQNVAKDTSSC